A genomic region of Pithys albifrons albifrons isolate INPA30051 chromosome 20, PitAlb_v1, whole genome shotgun sequence contains the following coding sequences:
- the LOC139681358 gene encoding arginine-hydroxylase NDUFAF5, mitochondrial-like, with product MRGGRGPLFDRRLKRKQKNWAALRVEPAKCDYLREEVRGTCGVVSRSGPARFGRDFAGLERVRRRAAELVEDLERKSCEKRLRELQVGGRIADRVFDITRTFPLALDVDSGRGCIAQHLTKETVEKLTQVDVAENALKNAVETEIPTVRVVADEEFLPFKEDTFDLVVSSLRVTTF from the exons ATgcgcggcgggcgcgggcc CCTCTTCGACCGGCGGCTGAAGCGGAAGCAGAAGAACTGGGCGGCGCTGCGGGTCGAGCCCGCCAAGTGCGATTACCTGCGGGAGGAGGTGCGGGGCACCTGCGGTGTCGTGTCCCGTTCTGGGCCTGCTCGGTTCGGGAGGGACTTCGcagggctggagcgggtccgGAGAAGGGCAGCGGAGCTGGTGGAGGATTTAGAGCGCAAGTCGTGTGAGAagcggctgagggagctgcag GTCGGCGGCAGGATCGCGGACAGGGTGTTTGACATCACCAG AACGTTTCCTCTCGCTTTGGATGTTGACTCTGGAAGAGGTTGCATAGCTCAGCATTTAACCAAG gAAACAGTTGAAAAACTTACCCAAGTCGATGTGGCAGAGAATGCTTTG AAAAATGCTGTAGAAACTGAAATCCCCACGGTCAGAGTTGTAGCTGATgaggaattccttcctttcAAAGAAGACACATTTGATCTGGTTGTTAGCAGCTTAAG AGTCACCACGTTCTGA
- the LOC139681168 gene encoding LOW QUALITY PROTEIN: ESF1 homolog (The sequence of the model RefSeq protein was modified relative to this genomic sequence to represent the inferred CDS: inserted 1 base in 1 codon), with product MAKSSTRSKMSSQEEILSHGQFSRVARDPGFWEMPEKERKVKTDKRFRAMFHDKKFKMRYTVDKRGXPVNFSTTENLKKFYALSESDSDLSESEEHAEKQKKKKKKKKKGKGETDSAEVPAGDLPGEEKKINQKGVEQTCEAETEVSDLKEEGKKSKSKFSLKEDSKKTAGEVDPCQGNKGLLPEGGNKQGDASGGRLTSNQNKQKSSQPSGIESTKAPRRDLSLGGKIKDSDTRDQSVKNKSPLEEETSASEGAESGEEEQKKMRKQARKRSQKMMEKQIASRLAVCNMDWDRLKAKDMLALFSSFTPKGGTVFSVKVRHGFKKTLLFKKKKKERSKRRTTPDSSVENQKRDEHVK from the exons ATGGCCAAGTCTTCAACAAGATCAAAAATGTCATCCCAGGAGGAAATCCTGAGCCATGGGCAGTTCAGCCGCGTCGCGAGGGATCCCGGGTTTTGGGAGATGCCTGAGAAAGAGCGGAAAGTCAAGACTGACAAGCGATTCCGAGCCATGTTCCATGACAAGAAGTTTAAGATGAGATACACTGTGGATAAAAGAG CCCCTGTTAACTTCTCCACTACGGAGAACCTCAAGAAGTTTTATGCCCTGTCAGAATCTGACTCTGATCTTTCAGAAAGCGAAGAAcatgctgaaaagcagaaaaagaaaaaaaaaaagaaaaaaaaaggtaaaggaGAAACAGATTCTGCAGAGGTACCTGCTGGTGATCTCCcaggggaggagaagaaaataaaccaaaaaggAGTGGAGCAAACATGTGAAGCGGAGACAGAAGTAAGTGACCttaaagaggaaggaaaaaaaagcaaatctaAATTCAGCTTGAAAGAGGACTCAAAGAAAACTGCAGGGGAAGTTGATCCCTGTCAGGGAAACAAGGGCCTTTTACCCGAAGGGGGAAACAAGCAAGGAGATGCATCAGGAGGAAGATTGACTTCAAATCAAAACAAGCAGAAGTCTTCACAACCAAGTGGTATTGAATCAACTAAAGCTCCCAGGAGGGACCTTTCCCtaggagggaaaataaaagactCAG ACACCCGTGATCAAagtgtaaaaaataaaagcccatTAGAGGAAGAAACTTCTGCAAGTGAGGGTGCAGAATCGggagaagaggagcagaagaagaTGAGGAAACAGGCGAGGAAGAGGAGCCAGAAGATGATGGAGAAACAG attgcAAGTAGATTGGCAGTTTGTAATATGGACTGGGATAGGCTGAAGGCAAAGGATATGCTGGCTCTATTTAGTTCCTTCACACCCAAAGGGGGAACAGTATTTTCTGTTAAGGTAAGACACGGTTTCAAAAAGActttactgtttaaaaaaaaaaaaaaagaaagatccaaAAGAAGAACAACGCCAGACAGTTCTGTGGAGAACCAAAAGAGAGATGAACATGTTAAATGA